One Prolixibacteraceae bacterium DNA segment encodes these proteins:
- the cysK gene encoding cysteine synthase A: MKVHNILETIGNTEHLKINKLYSLDYNIYTKVEKNNPGGSIKDRIALSMIEKAEEDGLITPGKTTIIEPTSGNTGIGLALVTAVKGYKLTLVMPESMSLERRRILTAYGAKLELTPKEKGMKGAIERAVELQKESKDSWIPSQFDNPANNEIHIQTTAQEILKDFPEGIDYLITGVGTGGHISGVSKVLKEHFPNLKTFAVEPVDSPVISGGNPGPHPIQGIGAGFIPNNLKLEYIDGTIQVSKEAAFEYAQRSAKEEGLFGGISSGASLAAIAQKLPEIEKGSTVLTFNYDTGERYLSVEGLF, translated from the coding sequence ATGAAAGTACATAATATCTTAGAGACTATCGGCAACACGGAACATCTTAAAATAAATAAGCTTTATAGCCTGGATTACAATATCTACACAAAAGTAGAGAAAAACAATCCTGGTGGAAGTATCAAAGATCGAATTGCCCTCTCAATGATCGAAAAAGCAGAAGAAGATGGACTGATTACTCCAGGTAAGACAACCATCATTGAGCCAACATCAGGAAATACTGGAATCGGATTGGCATTAGTAACAGCCGTGAAAGGATACAAGCTTACATTGGTTATGCCAGAATCGATGAGTCTTGAAAGAAGAAGAATCCTTACCGCATATGGTGCGAAATTAGAATTAACACCGAAAGAGAAAGGAATGAAAGGGGCTATTGAACGTGCAGTAGAGCTACAAAAGGAATCAAAAGACAGTTGGATACCTTCCCAGTTTGATAATCCGGCTAATAATGAAATTCATATCCAAACCACTGCACAAGAGATATTAAAAGACTTTCCAGAAGGGATTGATTATCTAATTACAGGAGTTGGAACAGGGGGACATATCTCTGGTGTATCTAAAGTACTAAAAGAACACTTTCCAAACCTTAAGACATTTGCAGTAGAACCAGTGGATTCTCCAGTTATCAGTGGAGGAAATCCTGGACCTCACCCAATACAAGGAATTGGAGCAGGATTTATTCCAAACAACCTAAAGTTAGAGTATATAGATGGGACAATACAAGTATCGAAAGAAGCGGCATTTGAATATGCACAACGATCAGCAAAAGAGGAAGGACTATTTGGAGGAATTTCTTCGGGAGCATCGCTAGCAGCCATCGCACAGAAACTACCTGAAATAGAAAAGGGTTCAACGGTACTTACATTCAATTAC
- a CDS encoding Gfo/Idh/MocA family oxidoreductase, translating to MNTNKKIRWGIIGCGNVTEKKSGPAFNKVPNSELVAVMRRDSVKLKDYAQRHHVPLTFTNASDLIHCDQVDAVYIATPPHLHAKYAIEAMKAGKPAYVEKPMAATLEECVEMNQVSMETGVPLFVAYYRRALPGFLKVKSLIESGEIGKPMRVYVELFQHHSSEKYSEELPWRVIPEMAGAGLFYDLGSHTLDYLVYLFGPILKVGGRAENVRKLHEAEERVHGAFCFENGVEGEGRWMFDANYEDFSDKIVITCERGEIHMSTFQFTPIQIVKDGKVVETMDYPRPEHVQQNLIQTVVSALLGEGNCPSTGMSAMNTNWAMWSMVKQYYTDKK from the coding sequence ATGAATACAAATAAAAAGATCCGATGGGGAATTATCGGGTGTGGTAACGTTACAGAGAAGAAGAGTGGGCCTGCTTTTAATAAAGTCCCTAACTCTGAGTTAGTCGCTGTTATGCGAAGAGATTCTGTAAAGCTGAAAGATTATGCACAGAGACATCATGTGCCACTCACTTTTACCAATGCTTCTGATTTGATTCATTGTGATCAAGTAGATGCTGTATATATTGCCACTCCACCTCATTTACATGCTAAATATGCTATTGAAGCAATGAAAGCGGGTAAACCTGCTTATGTGGAGAAACCGATGGCTGCAACCCTTGAAGAGTGTGTCGAGATGAATCAAGTGTCGATGGAAACAGGAGTCCCTCTTTTTGTCGCTTATTATCGTAGAGCATTGCCTGGTTTTCTGAAAGTTAAAAGTCTTATTGAAAGTGGTGAGATAGGAAAACCGATGAGGGTTTATGTAGAGCTATTTCAACATCACTCATCTGAAAAATATAGCGAAGAATTGCCATGGAGGGTAATCCCTGAAATGGCTGGCGCGGGTCTTTTTTATGATTTGGGTTCACACACATTAGATTATCTTGTGTATCTTTTTGGTCCTATCTTAAAGGTGGGAGGGCGTGCCGAGAATGTGCGTAAGTTACACGAAGCCGAGGAGCGAGTTCATGGGGCTTTCTGCTTCGAGAATGGAGTTGAGGGTGAAGGCCGTTGGATGTTTGATGCCAATTATGAGGACTTTTCTGATAAAATTGTAATAACTTGTGAACGTGGAGAGATTCATATGTCCACCTTCCAATTTACTCCAATACAGATTGTGAAGGATGGTAAAGTGGTTGAAACAATGGATTATCCTCGACCAGAGCATGTGCAACAGAACCTAATACAAACTGTTGTGTCAGCACTGCTAGGAGAAGGGAACTGTCCTAGTACAGGAATGTCTGCAATGAATACCAATTGGGCGATGTGGTCTATGGTGAAGCAATATTATACTGACAAAAAGTGA
- a CDS encoding bifunctional 4-hydroxy-2-oxoglutarate aldolase/2-dehydro-3-deoxy-phosphogluconate aldolase: MARFSKLEVIAQMKETGMIPVFFHNDIDVCKNIVKACYEGGVRVFEFTNRGDFAHEIFAELVKWGAVETPDMILGIGSIVEAATAALYIQLGANFVVAPLLHEETAKVCNRRGILWSPGCGSVSEVGKALELGSEVAKVFPGSQVGGPAFVKSVKAPMPWALMMPTGGVTPTKENLEGWFNAGVTCVGMGSQLITKEIIKGAKYAELTAQVKEAMAVIRDLRS, translated from the coding sequence ATGGCTCGTTTTAGCAAGTTAGAGGTAATTGCACAAATGAAAGAGACTGGCATGATCCCAGTTTTTTTCCACAATGATATAGATGTTTGTAAGAATATTGTAAAAGCATGCTACGAAGGTGGTGTACGTGTATTCGAATTTACAAACCGTGGAGATTTTGCTCACGAAATTTTCGCAGAATTAGTAAAATGGGGTGCAGTAGAAACTCCAGATATGATTCTAGGTATTGGATCTATCGTAGAAGCAGCAACAGCTGCTCTTTATATTCAATTGGGAGCAAACTTTGTTGTAGCACCACTTCTTCATGAAGAGACAGCAAAAGTATGTAATCGTAGAGGTATTCTATGGTCTCCTGGATGTGGATCTGTTTCAGAAGTAGGAAAAGCTCTAGAGCTTGGTTCTGAAGTTGCAAAGGTATTCCCAGGATCACAGGTTGGTGGACCAGCTTTTGTAAAATCAGTAAAAGCTCCAATGCCATGGGCTCTAATGATGCCTACAGGTGGAGTTACTCCTACTAAGGAGAACCTAGAAGGATGGTTTAACGCAGGTGTTACTTGTGTTGGTATGGGATCTCAACTAATCACAAAAGAGATTATCAAAGGAGCTAAGTATGCAGAGCTTACAGCACAAGTAAAAGAAGCAATGGCAGTAATACGCGATTTGCGTTCATAA
- a CDS encoding sugar kinase, with protein MTKKVVTFGEIMLRLATPGYLRFSQSKEFTATFGGGEANVAVSLANYGIPVDFVTRLPKNDIGDCAMKDLRKYGVNVDNIVWGGERLGIYFLETGAVTRASNVVYDRAHSAISSIELGMIDWDEVFADTQWFHWTGITPALSQEACDVLAEAIKKANEKGITVSTDLNYRKKLWNYGKTANEVMPDLVAGCDVVLGNEEDAAMVLDIHPEGVDVTGGHVEGAAYESVSRQIMDRFPRVKKVITTLRGSISANHNSWAGVLYDGEKLYESPQYQITHIVDRVGGGDSFMGGLIYGLISYPNDDQKALNFAVAASCLKHTIYGDYNLATVSEVEKLMSGDASGRVSR; from the coding sequence ATGACAAAAAAAGTAGTTACTTTCGGAGAGATTATGTTGCGTCTAGCAACTCCAGGTTATTTACGTTTTTCTCAATCAAAAGAGTTCACTGCAACTTTTGGAGGAGGAGAAGCAAACGTAGCAGTTTCATTAGCTAACTATGGTATTCCTGTAGACTTCGTAACTCGCCTTCCAAAGAATGACATTGGAGATTGCGCAATGAAAGATCTTCGCAAATATGGTGTAAATGTTGACAATATTGTTTGGGGTGGAGAGAGATTAGGTATCTATTTTTTAGAAACAGGAGCTGTAACAAGGGCATCAAATGTAGTTTATGACCGTGCTCATTCGGCTATCTCTTCAATCGAATTAGGAATGATTGATTGGGATGAAGTTTTCGCTGACACACAGTGGTTTCACTGGACTGGTATTACACCAGCTCTTTCTCAAGAAGCTTGCGATGTACTAGCAGAAGCTATTAAGAAAGCAAACGAAAAAGGAATTACTGTATCTACTGATTTGAACTACAGAAAGAAACTTTGGAACTATGGTAAGACTGCAAATGAAGTGATGCCAGATCTAGTAGCTGGTTGTGACGTAGTTCTTGGTAACGAAGAAGATGCTGCAATGGTTCTTGACATTCACCCAGAAGGTGTGGACGTAACAGGAGGTCATGTAGAAGGAGCTGCATACGAATCAGTTTCTCGTCAAATCATGGATCGTTTCCCACGTGTAAAGAAAGTGATCACTACACTTCGTGGATCAATCTCTGCAAACCATAACTCATGGGCAGGTGTACTATATGATGGAGAAAAACTTTATGAATCACCACAATACCAAATCACTCACATTGTAGACCGTGTAGGTGGTGGAGATTCATTTATGGGTGGACTAATCTACGGATTAATCTCTTATCCAAATGATGATCAAAAAGCACTTAACTTCGCTGTTGCTGCTTCTTGTTTGAAGCACACAATCTACGGGGACTACAACCTAGCAACCGTATCAGAAGTTGAAAAGCTTATGTCTGGAGATGCCTCTGGACGTGTATCACGATAA
- a CDS encoding ATP-binding cassette domain-containing protein yields MNILEVKGVSKKYANHLALDNVSLCIKPGDIFGLLGPNGAGKTTLIRMINHITAPDTGEILFMGKKLTREMVRSIGYLPEERGLYPKMKVGEQAVYLAQLKGLSRHEALKRLKVWFEKFDIISWWDKKVNELSKGMQQKVQFICTIVHEPDLLILDEPFSGFDPINQQMLQDEIQRYSNQGKTIIFSTHQMHAAENICDKMALINKSKKILDGDIKEIIKEFGSDKYQVHYNSNTPLFQTPIEGVNLIENESVDSRSKLTFETKDNTGIKHVINTVLQEGSLIEFKELVPTVHEIFIQCVSNNNQN; encoded by the coding sequence ATGAATATACTTGAAGTCAAAGGCGTGTCTAAAAAATATGCCAATCACCTTGCTCTAGATAATGTAAGTCTTTGCATTAAACCAGGCGATATATTTGGTCTTTTAGGTCCAAATGGAGCTGGAAAGACGACACTCATTAGAATGATTAATCACATAACAGCCCCAGATACTGGAGAGATTCTTTTTATGGGAAAGAAACTTACACGCGAGATGGTTCGTAGTATTGGATATCTTCCAGAAGAGAGAGGGCTCTATCCAAAGATGAAAGTTGGAGAACAGGCTGTATACTTAGCACAACTGAAAGGGTTAAGTCGACACGAAGCACTCAAAAGACTCAAGGTATGGTTTGAAAAATTTGATATCATCAGCTGGTGGGATAAAAAGGTAAATGAATTATCCAAAGGAATGCAACAGAAAGTGCAGTTTATATGTACTATTGTTCATGAACCAGACTTACTTATTCTTGATGAGCCATTTAGTGGTTTTGATCCTATCAATCAACAAATGCTTCAAGATGAGATTCAAAGATATAGCAATCAAGGCAAAACGATTATCTTCTCGACCCACCAAATGCATGCTGCAGAGAATATTTGTGATAAGATGGCTTTAATCAACAAGTCGAAGAAAATATTAGATGGGGATATAAAAGAGATAATTAAAGAGTTCGGTTCCGACAAGTATCAGGTGCACTATAATTCCAATACTCCTCTATTTCAAACACCTATTGAAGGAGTCAATCTAATAGAAAATGAGTCAGTCGATAGCAGAAGTAAATTGACTTTTGAAACGAAAGACAATACGGGCATAAAACATGTTATTAATACAGTACTTCAAGAAGGTTCTCTAATTGAATTTAAAGAACTTGTTCCAACTGTACATGAGATCTTCATTCAATGTGTATCTAACAACAACCAAAACTAG
- a CDS encoding ABC transporter permease: MNPISLVIKREYLTRVRKKTFILFTILTPLIAIGISVIPALIMSNTEATKTKIGILNNYEEISYIFKDSDNIEYKTITSDIRDTYLASDVLKKEYDAILEVPENIMEKDQVKLISYKLLSFNVSTRLKSKISNAITKIKTENIVNKYDIPGLDSEFANAKTSIKIKEQIISDDGEKKDSFSGVASGVGYILGFMIYMFIFIYGGMVMQSVMEEKKNRIVEVLITSIKPFHLMLGKIIGIICVALTQILIWVSLFGLAQLFMSYGAQLSPELMQNGFLNDIKNGIEVLNLGYIVSLSIFYFLGGVLVYSSLMAAIGAAVDNQEDTQQFMFIIIAPLLIGIILIGSVIQNPTSSLSVWASIIPLTSPIVMTARIPFDVPLIELIASMLSLIVFFVLCIWFAAKIYATGILMYGKKVNFKEIWKWIRHS, translated from the coding sequence ATGAATCCTATATCACTTGTTATAAAAAGAGAATACTTAACTCGAGTTCGCAAGAAAACATTTATTCTCTTCACAATACTAACACCTTTAATTGCTATCGGTATTAGTGTCATTCCTGCCTTGATCATGTCGAATACAGAGGCAACGAAGACCAAAATAGGTATTCTTAATAACTACGAAGAGATAAGCTACATATTTAAGGACTCTGATAATATTGAATACAAAACAATTACATCAGATATCAGAGATACATATCTTGCAAGCGATGTACTAAAAAAAGAGTATGATGCAATATTAGAGGTTCCAGAAAACATCATGGAGAAAGATCAAGTAAAGTTGATCTCCTATAAGCTACTCTCATTCAATGTGAGTACTAGATTAAAATCAAAGATATCCAATGCTATAACAAAGATTAAGACTGAAAATATCGTCAATAAGTATGATATCCCTGGACTTGACTCTGAATTTGCTAATGCAAAAACGAGTATAAAGATAAAAGAGCAGATCATTTCCGATGATGGAGAGAAGAAAGATAGCTTTTCAGGAGTTGCTTCGGGAGTAGGATATATCCTAGGCTTTATGATCTATATGTTCATCTTCATCTATGGAGGAATGGTGATGCAATCTGTGATGGAGGAGAAAAAGAATCGTATTGTAGAGGTTCTTATCACATCTATCAAACCTTTCCATCTAATGTTAGGTAAAATTATTGGAATTATATGTGTTGCACTTACCCAAATATTAATATGGGTTTCTCTATTTGGACTAGCACAACTATTTATGAGTTATGGAGCTCAATTGAGTCCAGAATTGATGCAAAATGGTTTCCTTAACGACATCAAAAATGGTATTGAGGTATTAAACTTAGGATATATTGTATCGCTTTCTATTTTCTATTTCTTAGGAGGAGTATTAGTATATAGCTCTTTAATGGCTGCTATTGGAGCAGCAGTAGACAATCAAGAAGATACGCAACAATTTATGTTTATTATCATTGCACCATTACTTATTGGTATTATCCTTATTGGATCTGTGATTCAAAACCCTACAAGTTCTCTTTCAGTATGGGCTAGTATTATTCCACTTACATCCCCTATCGTGATGACTGCAAGAATTCCATTTGATGTCCCATTGATAGAACTAATCGCATCCATGCTTTCACTAATAGTATTCTTTGTCTTATGTATTTGGTTCGCAGCAAAGATTTATGCAACGGGAATCCTTATGTATGGAAAAAAGGTCAACTTTAAAGAGATATGGAAATGGATAAGACACTCTTAA